In Fusarium oxysporum Fo47 chromosome IX, complete sequence, the following proteins share a genomic window:
- a CDS encoding P-loop containing nucleoside triphosphate hydrolase protein has product MSANPSNVIRRKLVIIGDGACGKTSLLSVFTLGYFPTHYIPTVFENYVTDCRVDGKSVQLALWDTAGQEDYERLRPLAYSKAHVILIGFSVDTPDSLDNVKHKWIEEATRLCTGVPIILVGLKKDLREDPVAIEEMRKKSMRFVSEHDGEAIAREIGAKRYLECSSLSGEGVDDVFEAATRAALLTFEKGEGGGCCVVL; this is encoded by the exons ATGAGCGCAAATCCTAGCAACGTTATCCGCAG GAAGTTGGTCATTATCGGTGACGGTGCCTGCGGCAAGACCAGTTTGCTGAGCGTATTTACGCTAGGTTACTTTCCTACA CATTAT ATCCCCACAGTCTTTGAGAACTACGTGACAGATTGTAGAGTAGACGGCAAGTCCGTCCAGCTTGCTCTATGGGATACCGCTGGCCAAGAAGACTACGAACGATTACGACCGCTCGCCTACTCAAAAGCCCATGTCATCTTGATAGGATTTTCCGTCGACACACCAGATTCCCTTGACAACGTTAAGCACAAG TGGATTGAGGAAGCCACCCGCCTGTGCACCGGTGTTCCCATTATTCTCGTTGGTCTTAAGAAAGATCTTCGAGAGGATCCCGTCGCGATCGAAGAAATGCGCAAGAAGTCGATGCGTTTTGTGTCTGAACATGATGGAGAGGCAATCGCCCGGGAAATTGGCGCAAAGCGATATCTTGAATGCTCCAGCTTGAGCGGCGAAGGCGTCGACGACGTATTTGAGGCTGCCACTCGTGCTGCTCTGCTGACCtttgagaagggcgaggGCGGCGGTTGCTGCGTTGTGCTGTAA
- a CDS encoding Transketolase, thiamine diphosphate binding domain-containing protein: MAPSAITPETQEEPVALSNVIKLIKNDDAETIDLALRQFRCLIADLCEQFKGGHPGGAMGMAAIGLALWKYVMQYSPNDPDYFNRDRFVLSNGHTCLFQYTFLHLTGYKAMTFEHLKSYHSSNYDSLAPGHPEIEHEGIEVTTGPLGQGIANAVGLAMATKNLAATYNKPKYELVNNMTYCMIGDACLQEGVALEAIQLAGHWKLNNLVVMYDNNQITCDGSVDLCNTEDVNAKMRACGWEVIEVEDGCFDVEGIVKALLKAKASIDKPTFINIHTIIGVGSKVAGDAKAHGAAFSPDGVKAVKERFGMDPEKHYVVSDEVYSFFRDRKTRGDRLVEDWKSLVDAYSKEYPDLHGEFMKRVEGRFTDDWRSIIPAKESFPTAPTPSRKSAGIICNPLAAKLKNFMVGTADLSPSVNMIWKDKVDFQHPDLKTTCGINGNYSGRYIHWGIREHAMASISNGLAAYGKGTILPVTSSFFMFYIYAAPGVRMGALQNLQAIHIATHDSIGTGEDGPTHQPIALPALYRSMPNLLYIRPCDTEETAGAFITALEAKDTPSIISLSRQNLEQYPEYSSREGVQKGAYVFIEEEDADVTLIGVGAEMVFAVKTRQVLKEKFSIKARVVSFPCQRLFNSQPLEYKRQVLQYRSNAPRVVIEAYAVNGWERYADAGYSMTTFGKSLPGKDAYKYFGFDENVIAPEVAKLVDEVKAEGIESLRGEFRDLNNVTHEH; the protein is encoded by the exons ATGGCACCCAGCGCAATCACCCCAGAGACACAGGAAGAACCTGTAGCTCTTTCCAACGTCATCAAGTTGATCAAGAACGATGATGCAGAGACAATTGATCTTGCCCTGCGACAGTTTCGCTGCTTGATCGCTGATCTTTGCGAGCAGTTCAAGGGTGGCCACCCTGG AGGTGCCATGGGTATGGCAGCCATTGGCCTCGCTCTCTGGAAGTATGTGATGCAGTACTCTCCCAACGACCCTGACTACTTCAACCGCGATCGCTTCGTCCTCTCCAACGGCCACACATGCCTCTTCCAGTACACGTTCCTTCATCTCACGGGTTACAAGGCCATGACCTTCGAACACCTCAAGTCCTACCACTCATCCAACTACGACTCATTGGCGCCCGGTCATCCTGAGATTGAGCATGAGGGTATCGAAGTGACGACCGGTCCTCTTGGCCAAGGTATTGCCAATGCTGTCGGCCTCGCCATGGCGACCAAGAACCTTGCGGCAACTTACAACAAGCCCAAATACGAGCTCGTCAACAATATGACGTACTGCATGATCGGCGATGCTTGTCTACAGGAGGGTGTCGCCCTTGAGGCTATTCAACTGGCTGGCCATTGgaagctcaacaacctcgTTGTCATGTATGACAACAACCAGATTACCTGCGACGGTAGTGTCGACCTCTGCAACACCGAGGACGTCAACGCTAAGATGCGCGCCTGTGGTTGGGAGGTTATTGAGGTCGAGGACGGCTGTTTCGATGTCGAGGGTATCGTCAAGGCcctcctcaaagccaagGCCAGCATCGACAAGCCCACTTTCATCAACATTCACACTATCATTGGAGTCGGTAGCAAGGTTGCAGGTGATGCGAAAGCCCACGGTGCCGCTTTCAGCCCTGATGGTGTCAAGGCCGTCAAGGAGCGTTTCGGCATGGACCCTGAGAAGCATTACGTCGTCTCTGATGAGGTTTACAGCTTCTTCCGCGACCGCAAGACTCGTGGTGACCGCCTCGTCGAGGATTGGAAGAGTCTTGTTGATGCCTACAGCAAGGAGTACCCTGATCTTCATGGGGAGTTCATGAAGCGTGTCGAGGGCCGCTTTACTGATGACTGGCGAAGCATCATTCCTGCCAAAGAGTCATTCCCTACTGCTCCTACACCTTCCCGAAAGTCTGCCGGTATCATCTGTAACCCTCTGGCTGCAAAACTCAAGAACTTCATGGTCGGTACAGCTGATCTGTCACCCTCTGTCAACATGATCTGGAAGGACAAGGTTGACTTCCAGCAT CCCGACCTCAAGACCACCTGCGGCATCAATGGCAACTACTCTGGTCGGTACATTCATTGGGGTATCCGCGAACATGCGATGGCTTCCATCTCCAACGGTCTTGCCGCTTATGGTAAGGGCACGATCCTCCCTGTCacctccagcttcttcatgttcTACATCTACGCCGCTCCCGGTGTCCGCATGGGCGCTCTTCAGAACCTCCAAGCCATCCACATTGCCACTCACGACTCGATCGGTACTGGCGAAGACGGCCCAACCCACCAACCAATTGCTCTCCCTGCTCTGTACCGCTCCATGCCCAACCTCCTTTACATCCGACCTTGCGATACCGAAGAGACGGCCGGTGCCTTCATTACCGCCCTCGAGGCCAAGGACACCCCATCTATCATCTCCCTCTCCCGTCAGAACCTCGAGCAGTACCCTGAGTACTCCAGCCGCGAAGGTGTTCAGAAGGGTGCTTATGTCTtcatcgaggaggaggatgccGACGTTACTCTCATCGGCGTCGGTGCCGAAATGGTCTTCGCCGTCAAGACCCGCCAGGtcctcaaggagaagttcAGCATCAAGGCACGCGTGGTCTCGTTCCCTTGCCAGCGTCTCTTCAACTCCCAACCCCTCGAGTACAAACGCCAAGTCCTTCAATACCGCTCCAACGCCCCTCGTGTTGTGATTGAGGCCTACGCCGTCAACGGCTGGGAGCGATACGCCGATGCTGGCTACTCAATGACCACTTTCGGCAAATCACTACCTGGTAAGGACGCCTACAAATACTTCGGCTTTGATGAGAACGTCATTGCCCCTGAGGTGGCCAAGCTTGTCGACGAGGTCAAGGCGGAAGGAATCGAGAGCCTACGCGGCGAATTCAGGGATCTCAACAACGTGACACACGAGCACTAA
- a CDS encoding ADP-ribosylglycohydrolase-domain-containing protein yields MTSIALSENAHKALEPLHLQDRIIGTIFGSALGDAIGLYTEFLSADISAKAYPDRKFTLLPAEKATPFRRDHHRNFHRTGEWTDDTDHAVLILLSFLHSDGKKLDPQDFASRLSVWVRMGLRALDTLPLGLGRTVGGIVRSKSYLNDPEGTARNFWVTGKYNAAPNGSLMRTHPLGLMCLTKSVEETFQVAADFSVVTHVDPRCVVSCAIGTALVRGLVLGEVYEERHVDELIETGLTWYNERREKELQDPDKKDEPRLDVEEFKKHATAQSLADLKLDESYKIGYVYKTFGSGILLLRLALRQLKSSGQLCSQLAIFEKLITDLTMEGGDADTNACFAGALLGALLGYKSLPPHWRDGLRHGTWLMEKSEGLCDVLGVTKGSYFGSRDKDTAEDGGRGFLTDAQMEEKCMRMQAWMAQEETEWKKKQEVEKKKPNWFPWK; encoded by the coding sequence ATGACCTCTATAGCCCTCTCAGAAAATGCACACAAGGCGCTGGAGCCTTTGCACCTCCAAGATCGTATCATCGGTACCATTTTCGGCTCAGCGCTTGGAGACGCAATTGGCTTATACACAGAGTTTCTGTCTGCCGACATCTCGGCAAAAGCATATCCCGACCGCAAATTTACGTTGCTCCCTGCTGAAAAAGCGACACCTTTTCGACGCGACCATCACAGAAATTTCCATCGTACTGGAGAATGGACTGATGACACCGACCATGCTGTTCTGATACTGCTTTCATTCCTCCACAGCGAtggcaagaagcttgatccACAAGACTTTGCTTCAAGACTGTCAGTTTGGGTGCGTATGGGACTGAGAGCGCTGGATACCCTgcctcttggtcttggacgTACAGTCGGTGGAATTGTGCGCAGCAAATCTTACTTAAACGACCCTGAGGGCACAGCACGAAATTTCTGGGTGACGGGGAAGTACAATGCTGCGCCCAACGGAAGTCTGATGAGAACACATCCGCTGGGGCTCATGTGTCTTACCAAGTCCGTTGAGGAGACCTTTCAGGTCGCGGCCGACTTCTCTGTCGTTACACACGTTGATCCCAGATGTGTGGTCTCTTGCGCCATTGGCACGGCTCTTGTTCGTGGCCTTGTCCTCGGCGAAGTCTACGAAGAGCGACATGTCGATGAGTTGATCGAAACTGGCCTCACGTGGTACAACGAGCGTCGCGAGAAAGAATTGCAGGATCCAGACAAGAAAGACGAGCCTCGCCTGGACGTTGAAGAGTTCAAAAAGCATGCGACAGCTCAATCTCTCGCGGACCTCAAGTTGGATGAGAGCTACAAGATCGGATACGTTTACAAGACATTTGGCTCTGGTATCCTGCTTCTTCGACTAGCACTGCGCCAACTCAAGTCTTCTGGACAACTATGCTCCCAGCttgccatctttgagaagctcatcaccGATCTGACGATGGAAGGCGGCGATGCAGACACAAACGCTTGCTTTGCCGGCGCTCTTCTAGGAGCATTGCTTGGATACAAGTCCTTGCCTCCACATTGGCGCGATGGTCTCCGTCATGGGACATGGCTTATGGAGAAGTCTGAAGGACTGTGCGACGTGCTAGGCGTGACGAAGGGTTCATACTTCGGGTCGCGGGACAAGGATACTGCGGAGGATGGTGGGCGTGGGTTCTTGACGGATGCAcagatggaagagaagtGTATGAGGATGCAGGCTTGGATGGCACAGGAGGAAACtgaatggaagaagaagcaagaagtcgagaagaagaaacccAATTGGTTTCCTTGGAAATAG
- a CDS encoding general substrate transporter, producing the protein MAILVGRPLDWAITATAGSGFLLFGYDQGVMSGLLTGTAFTNTFPEIDTTDGGNGSSSLQGTVVAIYEIGCFFGAIFCLIFGEYFGRRKCIMMGCVVLSIGAALQASAFGIPQMIVGRIVAGLGNGMNTSTIPVWHSELMKASNRGKGLAIELAINIFGVMLSYWVDYGMSYVSNDAQFRFPLAFQIFFAILTFIGIVLLPESPRWLINHDLHDEAREVLWAVRRDAKSISKEDETVSRAIAEIQHAINEEREAAQTSSFKAMWKNGEQKFLYRTMLGIGGQFMQQLSGINLITYYAPVIFQESVGISHNLSLLLAGFNGVAYFFSSLIPIWIIDRLGRRKLMMFAAAGQAVCMAVLAGTVSTGQPGPGIVAIVMLFLFNFFFAVGLLAIPWLLPAEYAPLAIRTRAAALATASNWIFTFLVVEITPVSISSIGWKTYIYFCIFNAFFVPLIYFFYPETRLLSLEQIDKLFTGPKVLLHWDHSMGVPGEASEKSASGETGESESNEKFEAEVHMRE; encoded by the exons atggcgatCCTTGTTGGAAGGCCCTTGGACTGGGCCATCACGGCTACGGCTGGTTCtggcttcctcctcttcggtTATGATCAGGGTGTTATGTCTGGCCTGTTGACAGGTACTGCATTCACCAACACTTTTCCCGAGATCGACACTACAGATGGAGGCAATGGcagttcttctcttcaaggAACCGTGGTCGCCATTTACGAGATCGGTTGCTTCTTCGGCGCCATCTTCTGTCTCATCTTTGGCGAGTACTTTGGTCGTCGCAAGTGTATCATGATGGGCTGTGTTGTTCTCAGCATCGGAGCCGCTCTTCAAGCATCAGCTTTCGGAATCCCTCAGATGATCGTTGGCCGTATTGTAGCTGGTCTCGGAAACGGCATGAACACCAGTACCATTC CTGTCTGGCACTCTGAACTCATGAAAGCCAGCAACCGTGGCAAGGGCCTCGCCATTGAACTCGCAATCAACATCTTCGGCGTCATGCTTTCATACTGGGTTGACTACGGCATGTCCTACGTCAGCAATGACGCCCAGTTCCGCTTCCCCCTTGCCTTCCAGATCTTTTTTGCCATCTTGACCTTCATCGGAATCGTTCTTCTTCCCGAGTCCCCTCGCTGGCTCATCAACCATGACCTTCACGACGAGGCACGCGAGGTTCTTTGGGCGGTGCGCCGAGATGCCAAGTCTATctccaaggaggatgagacTGTCAGCCGTGCCATTGCTGAGATTCAGCATGCTATCAATGAGGAGCGCGAGGCGGCGCAGACGAGCAGTTTCAAGGCTATGTGGAAGAATGGAGAGCAGAAGTTCTTGTATCGAACAATGCTTGGTATCGGCGGACAGTTCATGCAACAG CTTTCCGGtatcaacctcatcacaTAC TACGCCCCCGTCATCTTCCAAGAGTCAGTCGGCATTTCCCATAACCTGAGTCTCCTACTTGCTGGCTTCAATGGTGTCGCctacttcttctcttcgctTATCCCCATCTGGATCATCGATCGTCTCGGTCGCCgcaagttgatgatgtttgcCGCCGCTGGCCAAGCAGTCTGCATGGCGGTCTTGGCCGGAACCGTGTCTACTGGGCAGCCTGGACCTGGTATTGTCGCCATAGTCatgctcttcttgttca acttcttctttgctgtcGGATTGCTCGCCATCCCCTGGCTCT TGCCCGCCGAATACGCTCCCCTGGCCATTCGAACCCGCGCCGCCGCCCTCGCAACAGCCTCCAACTGGATTTTCACCTTCCTCGTCGTCGAGATCACTCCTGTGTCCATCTCAAGTATTGGCTGGAAGACGTACATCTActtctgcatcttcaacgccTTCTTCGTTCCCCTCATCTACTTCTTCTATCCCGAGACCCGACTATTGTCTCTTGAGCAGATCGACAAGCTCTTCACTGGTCCAAAGGTCTTGCTTCATTGGGATCACAGCATGGGTGTTCCTGGAGAGGCTTCTGAGAAGAGCGCCAGTGGTGAAACTGGGGAGTCTGAGAGTAATGAGAagtttgaggctgaggtcCATATGAGGGAGTAA
- a CDS encoding Dak1 domain-containing protein produces the protein MTLVLYRRMDQSNDKVILISGGGSGHEPAHAGYIGEGALDVVVAGEIFASPSASQILTGLQTIKSSKGSLMIVKNYTGDKLNFGLAAEKAKADGQKVEMIIVGDDVSVEGNTLVGQRGLAGTVFCHKIAGAKAAQGASLEQVASTTRRAASQMATVAASLDRCSVPGRAIQEALPHGQLEFGMGIHNEPGVKREEISSLEVTVEKALSMMFTPKANMWQPERGQCVALMVNNLGGLSVLEVSVVADEVVKQLVERGIHIERSLVGTFVTSLDGPGFSVTLLSLDDELTELLDAPTTAPAWPRSIHGWATDMESVSKRETTIPVAKGNSKETGVKVPTSLVKVLIESVARTTTRDEPKITEYDTLAGDGDCGETLLNGVTGLVKEFENDDAVSLDIGQIFRRTAATAERSMGGTSGAIYAIFLNAVANRLLQVTAESPSLTVSEFIQQALQGGLSELCRYTPARIGHRTLMDALIPFVKNYYLDGSLRAALAEARNGAESTRRMVAALGRASYVGQERFDEEGGIPDPGALGVPSVVKADQDEEHCPPTKERHTAFPEHTGQLRKKRKCDESRPACGTCRRRNESCEWGLKIAFRAEHAQCLNARHPSMRKMARRRQPREFEILDVTDEVIRDYNGAETEEEDNETSDDHARASTSGMNLICIMGLDISSPTSQRQTENAVADLLYFSQNGQSHSSVDIDPALQVSMEAIPIDMITDYPYIDQMQAFTPEGISEDGIFLPGSAYHELHSTLRNHLIQETRSIAPTRSTTPHIEVESSGGVSLEETEVTIPIQEFQPSQTLLLSQQEECSLWKNYFDEIAPWLDKFDRDRHFQQIIPTMSKDNDHLRYSMLALSARQLELKHTLPTNRSLALYQEAIHMLLPHLPTRGTAVIATCVILCVLEMLSCSPKAWQRHLDGCASLMEAVGINGFVGGTEQALFWCFARMDICGGLISSVKTLIPICHWASKTLSIENDVELFKSAPTFEDWANYAVYLTAQVLDLLAASPTDPSRDEAKFRTRWLKLWKYISEWYQERPAPLHSIMTIPSSESSPFPTILYSNPAAMSGNQMHHAASILMLQNQPSTVRLGHASKPRSILWHARQMHEPSK, from the exons ATGACACTAG TTCTTTATCGACGAATGGACCAAAGCAATGACAAAGTCATCCTCATTTCCGGCGGAGGCTCCGGCCACGAACCCGCGCACGCAGGATACATCGGCGAGGGAGCATTGGACGTCGTGGTCGCTGGCGAGATCTTTGCCTCCCCTTCCGCTTCACAGATCCTCACAGGCCTACAGACTATCAAGTCGTCAAAAGG ATCGTTGATGATCGTCAAGAACTACACAGGTGACAAGCTCAACTTCGGCCTCGCAGCAGAAAAGGCAAAGGCAGACGGACAGAAGGTTGAGATGATTATTGTTGGGGATGATGTGTCAGTTGAGGGAAACACGCTTGTTGGTCAGCGTGGTCTTGCAGGAACAGTCTTCTGCCATAAGATCGCTGGCGCAAAGGCAGCTCAGGG AGCCTCCCTCGAGCAAGTCGCCTCCACTACAAGAAGAGCCGCTTCGCAAATGGCCACCGTCGCAGCGAGTCTCGATCGATGTAGTGTTCCCGGACGGGCGATTCAAGAAGCCCTTCCCCATGGCCAACTCGAATTCGGAATGGGAATACACAACGAGCCGGGTGTCAAGCGCGAAGAAATCTCGAGCCTTGAGGTTACAGTTGAGAAGGCATTGAGTATGATGTTCACTCCCAAGGCCAATATGTGGCAACCAGAAAGGGGGCAGTGTGTAGCTTTGATGGTCAATAACTTGGGCGGCTTAAGTGTCTTGGAGGTTAGTGTTGTTGCAGACGAGGTGGTAAAGCAACTGGTCGAACGTGGCATACATATCGAAAGGAGTCTTGTTGGCACTTTTGTTACGTCGCTCGATGGCCCTGGCTTTTCTGTTACACTGCTGTCACTTGACGATGAGTTGACAGAACTGCTTGATGCTCCCACTACCGCACCTGCTTGGCCACGTTCGATTCACGGCTGGGCAACAGATATGGAGTCTGTATCAAAGCGTGAGACAACAATTCCTGTAGCGAAGGGCAATAGCAAGGAGACGGGAGTAAAGG TGCCGACATCACTTGTCAAGGTTCTCATTGAATCAGTGGCACGAACAACAACGAGGGATGAGCCAAAAATCACAGAATATGACACCCTGGCTGGCGATGGAGACTGTGGAGAAACGCTTCTGAATGGAGTAACTG GTCTTGTTAAGGAGTTCGAAAACGACGACGCAGTTTCCCTTGACATTGGCCAAATCTTCCGACGAACAGCGGCAACCGCAGAAAGGAGCATGGGTGGCACGTCGGGCGCCATCTACGCCATTTTCCTCAACGCTGTAGCAAACCGACTTTTACAAGTGACTGCCGAGTCTCCATCGCTAACGGTGTCCGAGTTCATACAACAAGCTCTGCAGGGCGGCTTAAGCGAGCTTTGCAGATACACACCCGCACGTATCGGCCATCGCACACTAATGGATGCACTTATACCATTTGTCAAGAACTACTACCTGGATGGCTCACTAAGGGCTGCTCTGGCAGAGGCGCGAAATGGTGCTGAGAGCACACGGCGGATGGTAGCGGCCCTGGGACGGGCGAGCTATGTTGGACAGGAGAGGTTCGATGAAGAGGGCGGTATTCCTGACCCTGGAGCTCTAGGTGTT CCGAGTGTAGTCAAGGCAGACCAGGATGAAGAGCACTGTCCACCCACTAAAGAACGCCACACTGCCTTTCCAGAGCACACAGGGCAATT ACGGAAGAAGCGCAAATGTGATGAGAGTCGGCCGGCCTGCGGAACGTGCCGTCGTCGCAATGAGTCTTGCGAATGGGGTCTCAAGATTGCGTTTCGAGCCGAGCATGCTCAATGCTTAAATGCGCGGCATCCttcgatgaggaagatggcgaggaggaggcagcCGAGGGAGTTTGAGATTCTGGATGTGACGGATGAAGTCATTCGTGATTACAATGGTGCTgagacggaggaggaggataacGAGACTAGTGATGATCATGCGCGGGCAAGCACTTCTGGTATGAACTTGATCTGCATCATGGGTC TCGATATCTCATCACCGACATCACAGCGCCAGACCGAAAACGCCGTAGCCGACCTACTTTATTTCAGCCAAAACGGGCAATCTCATTCCTCAGTCGACATTGATCCTGCTCTGCAGGTTTCCATGGAGGCGATCCCAATTGACATGATAACAGACTATCCGTACATCGACCAGATGCAAGCATTTACCCCTGAGGGCATCTCCGAGGACGGTATCTTCTTGCCAGGCTCTGCGTACCACGAGTTACACTCGACACTCCGTAATCATCTCATCCAAGAGACGCGGTCAATTGCTccaacaagatcaacaacGCCGCATATAGAGGTTGAAAGCTCAGGGGGCGTCTCCTTGGAAGAAACCGAGGTCACGATCCCAATACAAGAGTTTCAGCCCTCACAGACACTACTGCTCTCTCAGCAAGAGGAATGCTCGCTATGGAAGAACTACTTTGATGAAATTGCCCCCTGGCTCGACAAATTCGACCGAGACCGCCATTTCCAGCAGATTATTCCTACAATGAGTAAAGACAACGACCACTTACGATACTCGATGCTGGCACTCTCAGCACGACAACTCGAACTTAAGCATACACTACCGACGAATCGTAGCCTCGCCCTCTATCAAGAAGCCATTCATATGCTCCTCCCACATTTGCCGACCCGCGGAACAGCTGTTATCGCCACCTGTGTTATCCTTTGCGTGCTGGAGATGCTGAGCTGTTCACCAAAGGCCTGGCAACGCCATCTTGATGGCTGTGCGAGTCTCATGGAAGCTGTTGGCATCAATGGATTTGTAGGAGGGACAGAGCAAGCCTTGTTCTGGTGCTTTGCGCGTATGGATATCTGCGGTGGACTCATATCGTCTGTCAAGACTCTCATTCCTATCTGCCATTGGGCCTCCAAGACGTTATCGATCGAAAACGATgtcgagctcttcaagagTGCTCCAACGTTTGAGGACTGGGCTAATTATGCTGTGTATCTTACCGCTCAAGTCCTGGATCTGTTAGCTGCCTCCCCTACTGATCCAAGTCGCGATGAAGCCAAGTTCCGGACTCGATGGCTCAAGTTGTGGAAGTATATCTCTGAATGGTACCAAGAGCGCCCAGCTCCATTGCATTCCATCATGACGATCCCTTCGAGCGAGTCATCCCCGTTTCCGACGATTTTGTATTCGAACCCTGCTGCCATGTCAGGGAATCAAATGCATCACGCAGCATCGATTCTTATGCTACAGAACCAGCCATCGACAGTACGACTAGGCCATGCTTCCAAACCAAGAAGTATCCTCTGGCATGCAAGGCAG ATGCATGAGCCATCCAAGTGA
- a CDS encoding RlpA-like double-psi beta-barrel-protein domain-containing protein-containing protein, translating into MKFTSVLLAGPALVAGRYLSDEVTSGTSTHYGGNVSGGNCGFVSYTIPSGIYGTAFSGPNWDNAGVCGSCIEVTGPTGKKIKAMIVDKCNECNKGHLDLFENAFTAVGGTNGLVQTSWRLISCDITTPLVLRNKEGTSAYWFSMQVRNSNLPVKSLEVSTNSGKTWTGTTRRDYNFFENPSGFLVDTVDVRITSSTGSTIIVKNVGAKPSTEYPASGNFA; encoded by the exons ATGAAGTTCACTTCTGTTCTCCTCGCCGGCCCAGCTCTCGTTGCTGGAAGATATCTCAGTGACGAGGTCACCTCTGGAACTTCGACTCACTACGGCGGCAATGTCTCTGGAGGCAACTGTGGCTTTGTTTCCTACACGATTCCTTCTGGCATCTATGGCACTGCTTTCTCTGGCCCCAACTGGGACAATGCTGGAGTCTGTGGTAGCTGTATCGAAGTCACGGGCCCAACcggcaagaagatcaaggcgaTG ATCGTCGACAAGTGCAACGAGTGCAACAAGGGTCACTTGGATCTCTTTGAAAATGCCTTTACTGCTGTTGGCGGTACGAACGGCCTTGTTCAGACCAGCTGGAGACTGATTTCGTGCGATATCACTACACCTTTGGTCCTGCGTAACAAAGAAG GCACAAGTGCCTACTGGTTCAGCATGCAAGTCCGCAACAGTAACCTCCCCGTCAAGAGCCTCGAAGTTAGCACCAACAGCGGAAAGACATGGACCGGAACGACTCGACGTGACTACAACTTCTTCGAGAACCCCAGCGGTTTCCTGGTCGATACTGTCGATGTCAGAATCACCAGCTCCACCGGCAgcaccatcatcgtcaagaaCGTCGGAGCCAAGCCTTCAACTGAATACCCAGCCAGCGGCAACTTTGCTTAA
- a CDS encoding P-loop containing nucleoside triphosphate hydrolase protein has translation MSSPTANEETTLLDTFDSRETHEIYNIKPHPITGRLIDSYPVTRTKPMRVLCLGQSRTGTMALFMALKQLGYTPYHMSTPLGSPKTNLGLWREALDAKFYGKGKLWGREEFDKILGPYDAVADLPAICFVEELVAAYPEAKVIVTQRDVDSWLRSMDSTGGRVLRWPLWNTLARWDTALAGPFWGFSKKVMPANFHTMTDFSDKSPARQAFHDHYNLVKRMVPSERMLEFKVQEGWGPLCKFLDKEIPGEEFPKLNDSKQFVLAHSLMWWVAFAKMVGKASFMTAVSGVIASVFAMWRLKYAVKIAAMLRPIADLS, from the coding sequence ATGTCCAGTCCAACGGCAAACGAGGAGACTACCCTCCTTGATACCTTCGACTCTCGCGAGACCCACGAAATCTACAATATCAAACCCCATCCGATCACCGGCCGCCTCATAGATTCCTATCCAGTCACTCGTACAAAGCCCATGCGCGTCCTATGCCTCGGACAATCAAGAACAGGCACCATGGCCCTCTTCATGGCCCTCAAGCAACTAGGCTATACGCCATACCATATGTCCACCCCCCTCGGAAGCCCCAAGACGAACCTAGGTCTCTGGCgtgaagctcttgatgccaagTTCTATGGGAAGGGCAAGCTCTGGGGTCGTGAAGAGTTTGACAAGATACTTGGGCCGTACGATGCCGTGGCTGATTTGCCGGCCATCTGCTTCGTTGAAGAGCTCGTGGCCGCGTATCCTGAAGCCAAAGTTATCGTCACTCAGCGCGATGTAGATAGCTGGCTTCGAAGTATGGACTCGACGGGAGGCCGAGTCCTCCGATGGCCCCTATGGAATACCCTCGCAAGATGGGATACCGCACTAGCTGGCCCGTTCTGGGGGTTTTCAAAGAAGGTCATGCCAGCCAACTTTCATACCATGACGGACTTCTCTGATAAGTCACCAGCTCGCCAAGCCTTCCACGATCACTACAACCTCGTCAAAAGGATGGTTCCGTCTGAAAGAATGCTCGAGTTCAAAGTCCAAGAGGGATGGGGTCCGCTTTGCAAGTTCTTGGACAAGGAGATCCCTGGGGAGGAGTTCCCGAAGCTGAATGATTCAAAGCAGTTTGTTTTGGCACATAGTTTGATGTGGTGGGTTGCTTTTGCCAAAATGGTTGGAAAAGCTTCGTTCATGACTGCTGTCTCTGGAGTCATTGCTTCGGTATTTGCGATGTGGAGGTTGAAATATGCTGTTAAGATCGCTGCTATGCTTAGGCCAATCGCCGACTTGTCATGA